The following DNA comes from Dermacentor andersoni chromosome 2, qqDerAnde1_hic_scaffold, whole genome shotgun sequence.
AGAGACGAGAGTGCCTCACTGCCTCGTTGCAGGCTTGCTTGGACTTGGCACTGGCGTCTCTGCCGTCTTCGGGACTGCAAAGCAGGTAGCACATGGACACGAAGAACGCTTGCATTTCTTCTAGTCGTGGCTCAATGTCAAGCTCGTTGCGGCCGGAAAGTGGTAACACTTGTTCCACGAGCTCCTCCAGCATCTCCAGAGGGACGGCTCTGTCGTAGTCCACACAATAGGACCCGTTTCCGGAAGGACCCGAGAAGCAGCGCAAATGGTCGTCGGGGTGGCTGGCGTTGCCCTGGCTCACTCGGGCTAGCAGGCCTCGGAAGGTTGCCTGAGCAAACAAAACACCCAGCGTCCCGAACCTGATTCCTCTCGTGAGGCCGCGGTCGTACATCGGCAGCATCGACGCATAGAGCGGGAGCCGGACTGTACTAGTCGCAGCGTGGAAGAATGTATACGAAGGCTCTGTGTGAACATCTTCCAGGTGTGTTGTCCGGGAGAAAGCGGCAGCTTTGTCCAACAGCTCAGTGCGCAGGCGAACCGCGCTCACCCAGTTACGGGCAATGGACGCCGTATTGTTTCGTGTTAGACTCGCGTCCAACTCTTGTTGATACGCTCTAGCCTGGATGAGTATTGAGAAGAAATCGGTCGCATTGACGATGTCGTAAATGCTGGGAGAAATGAGCCAGGTGCTCTTGAGCATCTTCGCCTGGATAGGTGCCAGCAGAGCGAGGGTTGAGGCGCGTATTTCTTCGACCACGTCCTTGGTAAACGCCTTGTTGGCATAGGCGCTGAAGGTGGCTGCTCCCAGGAGTCTTTCTGTCAGTTCGAGGCAATACCTCGGTGCAGCTTCGCCTGTGGTCTCGGTGATGAACCTGTGAAGAGCGATGTCCTTGCTCATGAAGGGCGCCATTTCTGCGACAGCTAGCCAACTCGTGCACCACACCATAACGCTCTCGTTCCACTTGTTGGCGAGGTCGCTGAACGCAGTCAAATAGTGAACGTCAGTTACGTTTATGACGATGTCCGTGTCGTCAGTGTTGAAGTTCTTTGAAAAGAAGTCGCTCCAGCGCGTTTTGTTGAAATGTGGCGTGAACATCGAAAGGGTCGAAGTGTCTGTCAAGGGACTCACTAACGCCGTTCTATTCGTTATTGGATGAATGGCCTCCCGGAAATCTTCGCCTATGCTGACGAAGCTGTCGTGCAAGATAAGAAATTCATGGCTGCTGTTCGGACCCGCTACCATGCTGAGTACTAGGTTGAAGAATTCGTAGCTTGCAGAGGCGTTTGTCCACATCGTAGATGAGTTGTAGAATTTGTTATTGCAAGATAGCCTATGCGTGTAACTTTTCGATTTTAGGACATCGCCCGGTTCAAGCAGGAACTTGGACTCGGTCGAGCTGTCGGGTGCACTTTTCGCAAGCTTAGTGATTTTGAGTAACGAGGCAATGTCGAAATATTTTCTGATCCGGAATGTTGTCGCCAGAACATCCGCTGCACCTTCGAGCTTTGGCCAAGAGAGTTGGGCTTCGCTTAGCACTTCTCGGAAGCCGTCTATGTCGTCATTTCCTCCCAGAAGTACTGACTCGCAGCCAGCATAGAGACTGGCCGCCTTTCCCGACACTGTCTTCTCGTTGTCAAGACCTCGGGCATCCCTCAGTGCAGTGGCGAGTTCTTCGAAGAACTTGGACAAATGCTCCTGGTACACCGAGCGACTGCTCTTCCATTTCCCGCACACGAACCTGCGTAATAAGTTTGATACACAAATTTGTAAAGAGCAGAAAAATGACAATACTAGCAGTTCCTTTTCAGTCTTCTTTTAAGGGGGGATGCTAGGCTGAAGCGTCAACTTTTGAAGCGCTCAACCAAATTTCACGAAATTTTGAGGGGTAGTTTATCTTGTTGTCATTAGGACATATGAGAGTGTCGAATATGAGCAGCCTAGCTCAACGAGAAAAAGAGTGAAACTGTGAAATTGAGCAATCTTCTGTGTCAATTTAGGAAAACTATCGTTTACAAAATAATGAAAATATACAAATTATTTGTGATTAGATACCTTCTAGAtggtttatagtgcaggataagTCAGTTTCACATTTTTATGTCATTTCTGTAAAAATGCCATGACTCTGAAAATGAAGCTTATTTTTTTCGCTGTCATTACATGTCGAAGATCTACTAAATATTAGATGTTGGAAAAAAATTTAGGCATCTGAAAAGTACTTTATCTTGTTCCTCAAAATTTCAGTCTAGAAAAAACGTTGGAAACGGCATTTGGTGAAGCAGTTTGGAAATGATACTTTTcctacagcttttttttttttttgcaaaggtgCAAACTGACAAAATTCAGTTCAACGGTTTCAGAGCACGGAATTTATTATTTATCAAATCAAATTTAAATTAATCAAAGTGCCCTGCTGCACATGTCGAGCCCTCCTCTTCAACACGACGCTGCTCTGCGGCGATCGCTTCAAggcgtcgtctctttctttcagcTTTAGAGCTATCCGTCGCTCTTGCCTGCGCTCGTGAAATGGCTTGCTTCGTTGCTTCCTGAACATGCTTATTCGCCTGGACTCCCATGTTCAAGTTCCAGCTTTTCGAGAACTCTCTTGATGCCACGTGCTCCTTCATTGAATTCTAGCACAGCCAGGGCTGCTGCAGTCTCCACTGTTATCGGTGATGCAAATTCTGTCTTTGAGCACCTTTTCCATACAAGAGCATTGAAGGACTCGTTTGCATTCTGTGTCTGCATCCTTGAACATCGCGCAAGAAGCTCTGGCTTACTAAGCCTGTTGTAGAGAGGCACCAGCTCTTTGGCAACGTCTCTGCTGAAAGCTGGACGATGGGATCTTGGCACTGATGGCATGTCCGCTGCAACTAGGGCTCTGTGCCGATTGTAGTGACACCAAGAGTCCTCACCAACTGGGCAAGCGTGATGTCGTGAGACTTCATCTGATGAGCAGGAGTGAAAAAGCGTCGCAAGTACTCctcgttgcatttttttttacatccggAGCATTGTCTTTCAGGGCAGATGCATaggaagcagtgagtttttttacAACACTGTGTGCCAGCTTCCCTTTGCTTCCTAGACCTTTCGTTGGTTTCTTTAGCTTCTCAATTTCTCTAAAGAGGGCAAAAAACAAACTTCCTAACGTGGGCATTCACTTTACGTTGCGTTTCTTGCCCACTATGCGGCCGCGTCTGGAAAAACAGCGTTCAGAGTCGCGTTCCATTGGAAATGCGCGCCACCAACTTGTGAAAGAGATGGTTTTCTTCCTTTCTACTGCTCAGATAACTACCAAACTTGGTGAGAAGATTCTTTATTAAACAAGCAATTCAGAACAACTCAGAATAAAAAACACGTTTTTTTCACCGAAATCGGTATTTTAGCCCCGCCTCCCCCCTTAAGTCTCTTACGGCGAACTTGTGCTAAGTGTGCTTTATTTTGGTTGCCGTTGTTCAGGAACAGCTAAGATGCCTCGATTTTAGCCGAGTTTGCTCGCCCTTATGAACAAGTGAGCTTTTTGTGTTGCTGCAACGCGACATCAATGTACACAGCGACAAATGGAGACGACGATTTCGTTAAGAACTCAACACGTGCAGGCTTTAAACCGGCTCTTGAAAAAGCGTACATCGCATGCAAAACGTAACACCATAACTTTGATAATAAATTGCCATTCCCCTCAGCTGGAGACAAAAAAGAACGGGCCTCTGCAGGGTGCACTTTATTACTCGGTCCGAAAGAGCCAAGACCGCACGGACCCTCGCATTGTCGCCTCCTCCGCGACTTCTTTCACGGCAGTTTTCAGCATACCCCCCTCGCCGCACCACCGCGACGCGCATATATGCTTCCCCCATACAACCGTATAGTCGCGAACAGCGCTATAACTGCTTTACGGGACGCCGGACCTGCTGGTCATTCGCGAGTATACCAGAAATCAGCGAGCAATTATATCTGTCCCTTCTTCTAAACACTAGCGATATGGGCAATCTTGCACGTCAAATATGGCACGCTTATTTCCTCTGCAACGAAAATATCCTCGAGCTCTATTAGTTTGGTGACGGCGTCAGCCTGCTGTGGTGACGAGAGCGTACGAGCAGGAAATAGTGCTTCTTCCGCCACTCCAAAGCAATTGAAGAAACTCTTCCCGATGCCAGGGACGTCCCTGCATATCAGCCTGCATGCGACGGATAGTCTTCATGGTTTGGTGCTGTCGCTTTGCACGGCGACTACGTTTCCCTCGTGGGGGACTAGGCGTAGGGGGGCGGTTGACGAAATGGCTGCCTGGGTGTCCACGTCCAGCGTGGCCTCTATTTCATTCGCAATCGGGGCTACCTTACTCTCTTCGGAGGCcgtttcttcgtttctttgtCGTATTCACTTGTCACTCCTTGTTTTTTGTTTACCCTCCTGCCTGCCAGGTGAACACGTTGTTTCCAGCCATGGCACATTTCCTCACAAACCTGTAACTGCTCTCGGGATATCTGTGCGACCAGTCCGCGTTTGTATACCGCGTCAGTCGATTCATTCAGGTGTCGGGTGACGTCGCAGATGGACGGGCTGGGTGACCTGGAGTAAGAGTGGATCGCGTGGTTGGCCTTCTCTATCAGGCCGCAGGAGGTCGTCCGCTGCTATAACTTGCTGATCTGAGTGTCGAGTCAAGTGGAGTCGAAGGCGGATCGGGTGAGAACAGTGCCGTATAAAGTAGGGTGAATCTCCGAGTGGCTTTGCAAGCGGTGTTGGCGCCCTGTTGGTGTAGGTAATACCAATTGCTTTCCGTGACTGAATCTGTCATTTGGCGTCTAGCAACTTAGCGTAAGACAAGCGTAAGACaagcaacaagcgtaagacagctgacataaagaagtataatatgggtagaattgaacatgctctcaggaacggaggaagcctaaaaacagtgaagaagaaactaggaataggcgagaatcagatgtatgcgttaagagacaaagccgacaatatcattactaatatggatgagatcgttcaagtggctgaggagttctataaagatttatacagtaccagtggcacccacgacgataatggaagagagaataatctagaggaagtTGAAATCCCACAATTAACGCGGGAAGAAgttaagaaagccttgggagctatgcaaagggggaggcagctggggaggatcaggtaacagcagatttgttgaaggatggtgggcagattgttctagaaaaactggccaccctgtatacgcaacgcctcatgacaGCGAGCGCGCCAGAATCTtgtaaaaacgctaacataatcctaatccataagaaaggggacgccaaagacttgaaaaattatagaccgatgagcttactgtccgttgcctacaaagtatttactaaggtaattgcaaatagaatcaagaacaccttagacttccgtcaaccaaaggaccaggcaggattccgtaaaggctattcaacaatagaccatattcacactatcaatcaggtgaaaagagaaatgtgcggactataaccaacccttatatataggtttcattgattacgcgaaagcgtttgattcagtcgaaacctcagcagtcatggagacattgcggaatcagggtgtagacgagccgtatgtaaaaatactgaaagatatctatagcggctccacagccaccgtagtcctccataaagaaagcaacaaaatcccaataaagaaaggcgtcaggcagggcgatacgatctctccaatgctattcacagcgtgtttacaggaggtattcagagacctgaattgggaagaattggggataagagttaatggagaataccttagtaacttgcgattcgctgatggtattgccttgcttagtaaatcaggggaccaattgcaatgcatactcactgacctggagaggcaaagccgaagggtcggtctaaaaattaatctgcagaaaactaaagtaatgtttaacagtctcggaagagaacagcagtttacaataggtagtgaggcactggaagtggtaaggcaatacatctacttaggacaggtagtgactgcggatccggatcatgagactgaaataatcagaagaataagaatgggctggggtgcgtttggcaggcattctcagatcatgaacagcaggttgccattatccctcaagagaaaattgcataatagctgtgtcttaccagtactcacctacggggcagaaacctggaggcttacgaaaagggttctacttaaattgaggacagcgcaacgagctatggaaataagaatgatgggtgtaacattaagggataagaaaagagcagattgggtgaggaacaaacgcgagttaatgacatcttagttgaaatcaagaaaaggaaatgggcatgggcaggacatgtaatgaggaggcaagataaccgatggtcattaagggttgcggactggattccaagggaagggaagcgtagcagggggcggcagaaagttagggtgggcggatgagattaagaagtttgcagggacaacatggccacagttagtacatgaccggggtagttggagaagtatgggagaggcatttgccctgcagtgggcgtaaccaggctgatgatgatgatgatgatgaattgatgGCAGTTCGTAGGCGCCTTGTGCCTTATGTTCACACGCAGGAAATAAGGAAGACGTGCTCGTTTTCCAAGCAGGTAAAACGCTGCTGGGGCTTGATGCATACTCCTTGCGCCAGCCAACCATGGAGAGTTTTACGACTGTCCTTTGTGACAAACTCTTCGTGTATGTGACCAAAACAACGACAGTCCGGAAGTTAAAGAGACCGGAAGCCCAACGAGTGCACAACGTTGAGCGAGCGCGCCCGCGACCATTGGAGTTTTTGTGTGCGCGTTTGTACCTCCTCCCACTCACAGTGAATCTCACAGTTACGAACCGTTCAATGCAAAGACAAGGGACTAAGAAGGGAAAGCGTGCCACGTGCGCTGAAAATTGTCTCTgcactgattttctttttttttttttgtaactatgAATCCAACATTCCAACTAGCCCCACTGGCAGTCTTGATTCATTCTCATAGTGTCAGCGCTCAGGTCGCGGGAGCAAGCATGAATATGTACCGAGCGCCGGCCGCAAACATGGCGAGAGTCTGCAGCCTACCTCTCCTCGGCAAGAGCGTTCCTCAGAAGCTATGAAAAGGTGCTCTTCGCCAACGAGCCAACAAACAGCCTTCAGCACAAGCTCTGAGTCTTCGCTTTCGCTCTTCGTTGAGGAGCTCGTCAAGCTGACCCCACTACTAATTCAACGATTTCTCATTTGTTACGCGGCCTCGTCTCTGCCCCTGTCCGCTCCTGGTCAAGCTCCAGGGCGCTGGCACAACGCTACGTCTAGAGACTCGTGATTGGTTGCAACAGTGGTGTCAGCGGTGCGAATCCTAACAGTCTCTACTTTGCATTGGTCACTACTTAGGCGTTTTATTTGTCGCTATGTATTTTGTACTGATCAATTCGTAGGCGCTAATAGCAGTCAGAGCCTTTATAGGACGTCTACTGTAGGTTCCCACTAATTTCCTTGTCGATGATCATCAGATAGAATTGTCCGTTCACACAGATGTGCGAGGAGGTGTTGACTGATAGACTTCGGATATGATATGGCGGGAGTCGAAAAGACTGTGCAGTGTCAGCCTGAAATTTCGAAATCTGAATTGCTAGGAAACGCTTTAGAGTAACAAACATCTGCGCAGAGAAGTATTCTGTCCCAACGAAAAGGAGGTCTAGCTTCTGGCGCAGTTCGCATGCCGAACGTTCTCTGGCTGTCAGTGTCAAGCAGTGACTGAAATGATGCGGAATGGCGATGTTGAACGCCTACCTTGCGGCTGTATGAATTAGGACAAGCGACAATGCAATAGTGCTACTAGGAGCATTTCCCACTTGGGATTTGTCACATTTCGCAACTTCATACAATACTTGTGCTTCACTGCTCTCGGGGGCGAGCTGTTTATCTTTTGATTCCAGATGCCGCaatggtttcggaaccacgaaagcgaaaTCCCAACCTGGACTGTGCTCAAGACAAAGTTCACCGACCTCTTTGGCTGCCTGGCTGTTCGAAAGCTTTGTACCGAACTACGTCTGCAGTCGGACTCTCAGCAACCTGGTGAGACTTTTACCAGCTATATCGAAGATGGCATCGACCTCTGTAAACGGGTTAAATCGTTAATGGCAGAGGGCAATAAAATCAATCATATAGTGAAGGGTATCGATGTGGATGCGTTTCAGGTGCTGATTTGGAAGAGCCCCTCTACAGTTGCTAAAGTTATTGAGCTGTGGCAAAGTTACGGCGAGCTTCGCCGACAACGCCTCGTCACCCGCCGCCCTGTTGTacatcaggaatcgttgtccggcttaaCCCCACCTTTTCGATATCCCCCCTTCCTCTAGCAGATCAAGGCTTTCGCGTTggccgaagttgctcgccagctctccctcatccCCAAGCCGCTGGAGTCACGTTCGTCGTCCCTTAGTCTgaccctacgacacgttataCAAGAATAAGTGTCTGAGGTCCTTCCACAGGAGCGGGCGCCTCAGGTCACCGCTCCATCCACTTACGCCATCGCATGACCATGACCACCGATGTTTCGGACTCAGCCTCCGATCTCTAGCTCTGTTTTTACCTCCATgccgccacgacctccagtcCATCGAGTATTTAATCCCGGGCGCACAGGGGACAACCGGCCCATCTGCAATTTCTGTGGTCTTCCCGGACACGTTGCATGTCTGTGCCTCcaccgtccacttcatccacgtgacgacccgcGCACAGCTGCGTAAGACCGTCCGTCGTCTTACTCTCCAGGCCGGGAATTACAACTTCCCCGTCCAAGCCTTCCACCAGTTTCTTACCGCCGTCTCCATTTCCCggtcgtcgctcgctctccccaatgcgtcgacGTCGCTCTACCGCTGACATGGAAAACTAAGCAGCGCAGTTCGCGAGGCAAGCTTATTGATGTCAAACGCCAAACATTactgatgtcgctgttgaagggGTCTCTGTTCTTGCCCTTATTGTCATAGGTGCCAcaatatctgtaattgccgaaaaactgtGCAGCTCtatacgaaaagtcacgacgccgtTCTTCAGTCCATTACTCCACACGGCCACAGCACTGCACGTCCAGTCGGTGGATGCGTTTGCCGTCAGATTTGAAATTCAACGAGTGCTCTACGTGGTTGAGATAGTCGTTCTTCTCCACTGTTCCCACGGCGTTACTTAAGGTTGGGATTTTCTCTCATGTCCGCGGCTTGGTACGCTGAAGCAACGCCTCccttactagatgcctgccgcgcggTCCAGTAAACTAGGTCCATGCTTTCTCCCTTTTCTCGTCTCCGcgaaaggcaacgagcgccgctcatggcgaacgcctgcaacCTAGATCACCTGCTGCGGCCATGGCATGCATGGAATCTGTCACCGTTTAAGAGGCCCGCGAGaacgctcgctaacagacgcccgcgcacCAAGCCGTcattgattgctcccgtgcagaagtcgccttctcttcgcttggcaatgcaaTATCTGACGACGTTTCGCTTTGCTGcgccaagttgtccctcactgacgacatccagaTACCTCCGCATacatccgttctggcacctgtatcctgttccgttgcctccgactctaccGCATTCTTCACACCTCCCACTATTTTCGTTGATCTCCatctctcaccactcccaaccccgctgcttggccttcaagctggtgcgACTCAGCTTCCAGTATATAACCACTTAATATTCCCGATTACGTTGCTTCGCGgcgaatctctcggcactgtggagccttacgataCCCTTACCACGTTGGAACTTTTTGTTGGATCGTCAGAGTTCCACACACTATACTGTAGTGCAGtaactgccacatcgcctgaagacgttttcagccacgtcatcgacaaTACCTTAAACCCCGGGAAACGCCATtaccttctccgtctcctcggcaaatttcgccctgcttttgacagccatagcaCTTCTCAGGACCCACCGACAACTGTATGTCACCGGATCGACCCGGGTGCTCACTCACCGCTATGACAGCGACTATACCGTGTATCGTCGACAGAAAACCGCGTCATTGATGAACCGCCCGACAGTGAACCGCCCGACAgtccatgggcatcgccagttgatttagttaaaaagaaggatggttcGATCCGCTTTTTCGTGGACTACCGTCGCCGTAACAAAATAACCTGGAAGGACGGTTATCCATTgtcgcggatcgacgacgccctagtctgattacaaggtgcagagttcatttcctccctcgatctacgctctaCGCAAGTGCCTATGGCTGAGGACGATAAGCCAAAACCTGCTTTCTTCACACGAGATAGCTTATGCGAActtcgtgtgatgccattcggccTTTGCAACGAGCCCGCTACATTTCAGCGCGTGATGGATACCATTCTCCGAGGCCTCAAGTGGAAcgcgtgcttgtgttatttgtatgatgtagtagtgtttgtaccagattttcctactcaccttcatcgacTGGAGCAGGCTTTACTCTGTCTCGGTGACGCTTGCCTCCAACTAAActtgaaaaaatgtcactttgggcaTGCAAGCTGACCATTCTCGGAGATGTGTCGAAGGACGGCCTTCTCCTCGATGCGGCTATGCTACGTGCTGTTGAAAAATTCCCGAGGCCCAGGTTTCTAGAAGACtggcgcagtttcattggccctTCTTCGTACTTCCACTGCTTCATTCAAAATTTCGCTTTGATTATGGCACCGCTGAcagcttcttcggggagaccccaatctttccgtGTGTTCTCCGGTTTACGATGATGCCTTTGCGGCGCTACGTCACCTGCTCGCAGCACGACTgatactgcgccatttcgttccaactgctcccacggaaatccatacggatgctagtggtgtTGGTCTTCGCGttgtgctcgcccagcgaaatCCCGGCTACCAAGAATATGTTGTCGCTTACGTGAGCTGCACTCTAACGACAGCTGAAGCGAAttattccgtcacggaaaaaaGAATGTCTACTGATCACTTGGGCCATAAACAAATTTCGTCTATACttgtacggccggtccttcgatgtcgttaccgatcaccacgcattttgctggttgtcgtccctTAAAGActcctgcggccgcctagcccggtgtgCACCGAGGCTCCAAGAGTAAATAGTACGACATCCGGGTTGTCTGCTGCTCAGGCaataagcacgccgatgccgatgctctttcgcgctcgcctatccacgcc
Coding sequences within:
- the LOC126540296 gene encoding neprilysin-1-like — its product is MHHLRGQGYDGASSMAGKPHEHVLAVALPLSKKLQTRNIDMSAAIDEIDVVQQAIENDRKNATASFLKIFAQVQELRKDWMWKSPADEPVSNSRIRFSTVDHQMVSSTQHLDPRRQRPRVRLVYGGHDQRVSESHWAIVVALVASLSIVIAFFVFVALAFATRSSEDNHRLEHCDTPACRSFVQLLAASMDTSSEPCDNFYRFVCGKWKSSRSVYQEHLSKFFEELATALRDARGLDNEKTVSGKAASLYAGCESVLLGGNDDIDGFREVLSEAQLSWPKLEGAADVLATTFRIRKYFDIASLLKITKLAKSAPDSSTESKFLLEPGDVLKSKSYTHRLSCNNKFYNSSTMWTNASASYEFFNLVLSMVAGPNSSHEFLILHDSFVSIGEDFREAIHPITNRTALVSPLTDTSTLSMFTPHFNKTRWSDFFSKNFNTDDTDIVINVTDVHYLTAFSDLANKWNESVMVWCTSWLAVAEMAPFMSKDIALHRFITETTGEAAPRYCLELTERLLGAATFSAYANKAFTKDVVEEIRASTLALLAPIQAKMLKSTWLISPSIYDIVNATDFFSILIQARAYQQELDASLTRNNTASIARNWVSAVRLRTELLDKAAAFSRTTHLEDVHTEPSYTFFHAATSTVRLPLYASMLPMYDRGLTRGIRFGTLGVLFAQATFRGLLARVSQGNASHPDDHLRCFSGPSGNGSYCVDYDRAVPLEMLEELVEQVLPLSGRNELDIEPRLEEMQAFFVSMCYLLCSPEDGRDASAKSKQACNEAVRHSRLFSKAFNCSLGTNMNPPDKCEFF